From Calothrix sp. PCC 6303, a single genomic window includes:
- a CDS encoding tetratricopeptide repeat protein yields MTKNNHNPNPEIQNQDAYDDLIVSIEAGVGKLNILIAVCDYADLRNEIIDRYEQELQPHFCTYRAVLDKKEPDLKAAIQRLVDEKLVKESTSLHQNQASVITITGTENLFFLRLGEEQSPQEKFFGYLQWTREGLREFHFAIILWISHQLMSNLIKKAPDFWSWRNGVFRFASHAKNVVSASEIEGIRFALKGTELENVNSDYEHFLPIEDLQRLIQQIEQQNGIKDGKLASLYIELANIYKRRLDRGEAEKYQEELGLAVKYRCKALELQKELGLKEDYATSLNNLAGLYESQGRYEAAEPLYIQALELYKQLLGENHPNVATSLNNLAGLYVSQGRYEAAEPLYIQALELYKQLLGENHPDVATSLNNLAGLYKSQGRYEAAEPLYIQALELTKQLLGENHPSVATSLNNLAALYESQGRYEAAEPLYIQALELYKQLLGENHPNVATSLNNLAYLYVSQGRYEAAEPLYIQALEIAERVLGANHPDVATSLSHLAGLYKSQGRYEAAEPLYIQALELYKQLLGENHPHIATSLNNLALLYYSQGRYEAAEPLYIQALELYKQLLGENHPHIATSLNNLALLYYSQGRYEAAEPLYIQALELRKQLLGENHPDVATSLNNLAGLYRSQGRYEAAEPLYIQALELRKQLLGENHPDVATSLNNLAYLYVSQGRYEAAEPLYIQALELRKQLLGENHPHVATNLNNLALLYYSQGRYEAAEPMYLQALELYKQLLGENHPDVATSLNNLAVLYKSQGRYEAAEPMYLQALELCKQLLGENHPDVASSLNNLAALYESQGRYEAAEPLYIQALELCKQLLGENHPDVATSLNNLATLYSSQGRYEAAEPLYIQALELRKQLLGENHPDVATSLNNLAGLYYSQGRYEAAEPLYIQALELRKQLLGENHPSVATSLNNLAAFYRSQKRYEAAEPLYIQALEIAERVLGANHPNTVTIRGNLEYLRTKQQERK; encoded by the coding sequence ATGACTAAAAATAATCACAATCCTAACCCAGAGATCCAAAATCAAGATGCTTATGATGATTTAATTGTCTCTATTGAAGCAGGAGTAGGTAAATTAAATATACTCATTGCTGTTTGTGATTATGCTGATTTAAGAAATGAAATAATTGACCGCTATGAGCAAGAATTGCAACCTCATTTTTGTACTTATCGTGCTGTATTAGATAAAAAAGAGCCTGATTTAAAAGCCGCTATTCAAAGACTAGTAGATGAGAAACTAGTAAAAGAATCAACATCTCTGCACCAAAATCAAGCATCAGTAATTACTATCACGGGTACAGAAAACCTATTTTTTCTGAGATTAGGAGAAGAACAATCACCACAGGAAAAGTTTTTTGGTTATTTGCAATGGACGAGGGAAGGTTTGCGAGAATTCCACTTTGCAATTATTCTCTGGATAAGTCACCAATTGATGAGCAATTTAATCAAAAAAGCTCCAGATTTTTGGAGTTGGCGAAATGGAGTATTCCGGTTTGCTTCCCATGCCAAAAATGTCGTTTCTGCAAGTGAAATTGAGGGGATACGATTTGCTTTAAAAGGTACAGAATTAGAAAATGTTAATAGTGATTACGAACATTTTCTACCCATTGAAGATTTACAAAGATTAATTCAGCAAATAGAACAACAAAACGGAATTAAGGACGGGAAACTAGCAAGTTTGTATATTGAATTGGCAAATATTTACAAGCGTAGATTGGACAGAGGTGAAGCTGAGAAATATCAAGAAGAATTAGGTTTAGCCGTTAAATATAGGTGTAAAGCCCTGGAATTGCAAAAAGAATTAGGTTTAAAGGAAGATTATGCAACCAGTTTGAACAATTTAGCTGGACTCTACGAATCCCAGGGAAGGTACGAAGCAGCAGAACCTCTTTACATCCAAGCTTTGGAGTTATATAAACAGCTACTGGGAGAAAATCATCCCAACGTTGCAACCAGTTTGAACAATTTAGCTGGACTCTACGTTTCCCAGGGAAGGTACGAAGCAGCAGAACCTCTTTACATCCAAGCTTTGGAGTTATATAAACAGCTACTGGGAGAAAATCATCCCGACGTTGCAACCAGTTTGAACAATTTAGCTGGACTCTACAAATCCCAGGGAAGGTACGAAGCAGCAGAACCTCTTTACATCCAAGCTTTGGAGTTAACAAAACAGCTACTGGGAGAAAATCATCCCTCCGTTGCAACCAGTTTGAACAATTTAGCCGCACTCTACGAATCCCAGGGAAGGTACGAAGCAGCAGAACCTCTTTACATCCAAGCTTTGGAGTTATATAAACAGCTACTGGGAGAAAATCATCCCAACGTTGCAACCAGTTTGAACAATTTAGCTTATCTCTACGTTTCCCAGGGAAGGTACGAAGCAGCGGAACCTCTTTACATCCAAGCTTTGGAGATTGCAGAGCGGGTTTTGGGTGCAAATCATCCCGACGTTGCAACCAGTTTGAGCCATTTAGCTGGACTCTACAAATCCCAGGGAAGGTACGAAGCAGCAGAACCACTTTACATCCAAGCTTTGGAGTTATATAAACAGCTACTGGGAGAAAATCATCCCCACATTGCAACCAGTTTGAACAATTTAGCTTTACTCTACTATTCCCAGGGAAGGTACGAAGCAGCAGAACCACTTTACATCCAAGCTTTGGAGTTATATAAACAGCTACTGGGAGAAAATCATCCCCACATTGCAACCAGTTTGAACAATTTAGCTTTACTCTACTATTCCCAGGGAAGGTACGAAGCAGCGGAACCACTTTACATCCAAGCTTTGGAGTTAAGAAAACAGCTACTGGGAGAAAATCATCCCGACGTTGCAACCAGTTTGAACAATTTAGCAGGACTCTACCGTTCCCAGGGAAGGTACGAAGCAGCGGAACCACTTTACATCCAAGCTTTGGAGTTAAGAAAACAGCTACTGGGAGAAAATCATCCCGACGTTGCAACCAGTTTGAACAATTTAGCTTATCTCTACGTTTCCCAGGGAAGGTACGAAGCAGCAGAACCTCTTTACATCCAAGCTTTGGAGTTAAGAAAACAGCTATTGGGAGAAAATCATCCCCACGTTGCAACCAATTTGAATAACTTAGCACTACTCTATTATTCCCAGGGAAGGTACGAAGCAGCAGAACCTATGTACCTCCAAGCTTTGGAGTTATATAAACAGCTACTGGGAGAAAATCATCCCGACGTTGCAACCAGTTTGAACAATTTAGCTGTACTTTACAAATCCCAGGGAAGGTACGAAGCAGCAGAACCTATGTACCTCCAAGCATTGGAGTTATGTAAACAGCTACTGGGAGAAAATCATCCCGACGTTGCAAGCAGTTTGAACAATTTAGCAGCACTCTACGAATCCCAGGGAAGGTACGAAGCAGCAGAACCACTTTACATCCAAGCATTGGAGTTATGTAAACAGCTACTGGGAGAAAATCATCCCGACGTTGCAACCAGTTTGAACAATTTAGCTACACTCTACTCTTCCCAGGGAAGGTACGAAGCAGCAGAACCTCTTTACATCCAAGCTTTGGAGTTAAGAAAACAGCTACTGGGAGAAAATCATCCCGATGTTGCAACCAGTTTGAACAATTTAGCTGGACTCTACTATTCCCAGGGAAGGTACGAAGCAGCAGAACCTCTTTACATCCAAGCTTTGGAGTTAAGAAAACAGCTACTGGGAGAAAATCATCCCTCCGTTGCAACCAGTTTGAACAATTTAGCAGCATTCTACCGTTCCCAGAAAAGGTACGAAGCAGCAGAACCACTTTACATCCAAGCTTTGGAGATTGCAGAGCGGGTTTTGGGTGCAAATCATCCGAATACTGTAACTATTCGGGGGAACCTGGAATATTTACGCACAAAACAGCAAGAAAGAAAATAA
- a CDS encoding ATP-binding protein encodes MAEDLLRLFQETYRNLELLPLIEQKDLQQFRVEYGEDIIDELIQLVEDSPNSDGKVVFTGHRGCGKSTLLAEFSRRIGSKYFVVLFSIADNIETSDINHINVLFSIAVNLMLEAEARQIPIPDSTKNAINKWFATRIRTEETNIGGEVGKDFNIFKLFSVKLKVDSKVRYELKQEFERKVSELVAQLNIIAAAIQGVTKQEVLVIIDDLDKLDLVVVNHLFKDNVKALCLPGFRIIYTIPIAALRETALKPTIESETNDQVVVMPVLKLFKKGESHLANATPYQENLQILCEILTKRISNNLLESSTAEKIVLNSGGVLRELIRISNECCRICLRLIRRKPDDQVIIDDVILDQAINNIRNDFALPLGRTDYQILHTVYQNFKPEDPKQQEFLDLLHGLYTLEYRNRKNWYDVHPIVVELLRDEGLVDD; translated from the coding sequence ATGGCTGAAGATTTACTCAGATTGTTTCAAGAAACCTACCGTAATTTGGAACTTTTACCGTTGATTGAACAAAAAGATTTACAACAGTTCCGTGTGGAGTACGGTGAAGATATTATTGATGAATTGATTCAGTTAGTTGAAGATAGCCCCAATTCTGATGGTAAGGTTGTTTTCACGGGACATCGGGGATGTGGAAAGTCTACTTTGCTAGCAGAATTTAGTCGGAGAATCGGAAGTAAATATTTTGTGGTTTTATTTTCGATTGCTGACAATATAGAAACGTCGGATATAAATCATATTAATGTCCTGTTTTCGATTGCTGTGAATTTGATGTTGGAAGCCGAAGCACGTCAAATTCCTATTCCTGATTCTACTAAAAATGCGATTAATAAATGGTTTGCTACCCGCATCCGCACGGAAGAAACTAATATTGGTGGGGAAGTTGGCAAAGATTTTAATATATTCAAATTATTTAGTGTCAAATTAAAAGTTGATTCAAAAGTTCGTTACGAACTTAAGCAGGAATTTGAACGCAAAGTTTCCGAGTTAGTTGCACAATTAAATATTATTGCTGCCGCAATTCAAGGAGTTACAAAACAAGAAGTATTAGTAATTATTGATGATTTAGACAAGCTTGATTTGGTAGTAGTTAATCATTTATTTAAAGATAACGTTAAAGCTCTTTGTTTACCTGGTTTTCGGATTATTTATACTATCCCTATTGCTGCTTTGCGGGAAACAGCACTGAAACCAACAATTGAAAGTGAAACTAACGATCAAGTTGTGGTTATGCCTGTTTTAAAGCTATTTAAAAAGGGTGAAAGTCATCTAGCCAATGCTACGCCATATCAAGAAAATTTGCAGATTCTATGTGAAATCTTAACTAAACGCATATCAAATAATTTGTTAGAATCATCAACGGCTGAAAAAATAGTTTTAAATAGTGGTGGAGTTTTACGAGAATTAATTCGCATTTCTAATGAATGTTGCCGAATTTGTCTGCGATTAATTCGCCGCAAACCAGATGATCAGGTTATTATTGATGATGTAATTCTAGACCAAGCAATTAACAATATTCGTAATGATTTTGCTCTGCCTTTAGGTCGGACAGATTATCAAATATTACACACTGTATATCAAAATTTTAAGCCAGAAGATCCAAAGCAACAGGAATTTCTCGATTTATTACATGGGCTTTATACCCTTGAATATCGTAATCGCAAAAATTGGTATGATGTTCATCCGATTGTTGTGGAACTGTTGCGTGATGAGGGTTTAGTTGATGACTAA